The nucleotide sequence AGCATGAAATGCCGGGTGGGCAGTACAGCAATCTCCAGCAGCAGGCGAAAGCCGTTGGGCTTGGCGAACGATGGGAAGAAGTCAAAGACATGTACAGCCGCGTCAATTTAATGTTCGGCGATATTGTGAAAGTGACGCCGTCTTCTAAAGTCGTGGGCGACATGGCGCTCTTTATGGTACAAAATGATCTGACGGAAGAAGAGGTGCTGGAAAGAGGCGATAAAATCGACTTCCCGGATTCCGTCATCGAGCTGTTTGAAGGGTATTTAGGCCAGCCATATGGCGGCTTCCCGAAACAGTTGCAGAAAGTGATCTTAAAAGGGAAAGAGCCGCTGACGGTTCGTCCGGGAGAGCTGTTGAAAGACGTAGATTTCCAGGCGCTGCGTGAAGAGCTCCAGCAGGAGCTGAAAGGCGAAGTGACCGAACAGGACATCATTGCCTATGCTTTATATCCAAAAGTATTTACCGACTATATGAAAACGATTGATCAATTTGGCGATGTCTCTGTTCTGGATACACCAACATTCCTATACGGCATGAGACTGGGCGAAGAAATCGAAATTGAGATTGAGACAGGAAAAACACTGATTGTGAAGTTGGTATCGATCGGACAGGCCCAAACAGACGGCACCCGGGTAGTCTATTTTGAATTAAACGGGCAGCCGCGTGAAGTGGTGATTAAAGATGAAAGCATCAAATCTTCCGTGGCGTCTAAAATCAAAGCGGATCCGAAAAATGAAAGCCACTTGGCCGCCACAATGCCAGGAACAGTCATTAAAGTGCTCGTTGAAAAAGGAGAGAAAGTCGTCCAGGGAGATCATTTGATGATTACCGAAGCGATGAAAATGGAAACAACGGTCCAAGCGCCGTTTTCCGGTACTGTAGCAAATATTTATGTTCAAAACGGTGAAGCTATTTTGACAGGAGATTTGCTGGTTGAAATGGAAAAACAAAAAAAGAAACCCGTAAATCAACCATCTGCGAGTAAGGTTATGAGCACAACGTAAAAAATACATTAAATATAAAGATCGATATTATCTGACGTGCAGAGAATCTCTGTACGTCCTTTTTAGGGCAAATTAATAAGTGGAGTTTCGTTCTTTTTCAGTGAAGCTTTAAAGTAAAGTTTGATTATTTTGCTATCCTTTATTTCGCTAGTGTCCTAGTCAGAATCATCAAAGTTATTATTTTAGGATTAGTTTTACCTCCTTACTCTTTGCAGTTTTTGAATAAACAATATTATAGTCCCGATGTTAAAAAATGACTCAGCTGTAATACTTGCTTTTTTATCAAATGCTAAAAGATGTAATTTCTTTGCCTTGGATTTAAATGTATCAACCAAAGATGTGACGATACCTTAACTTTGATAATTTTTGTGAACATACAGCTTATCTAAGTGCCCATTATGTGTTAAATCGCTAAAGCTAACAACCTTGTCGCTAACTTTTACAACAAATGTTATATTTTGACCCATTATGTAGTTTTTCCTGTTGCCATATTCTCTCTAATTAAATGCTGTAAAACTATTTATGAGTAGCGGAGAGGGTCATAAAGAACTTTACCAGTCTATTTGTAGAACACTTAGTCTTATGGATGAAGAAAGCTTCTAGGCGGACTGGTTCTGAACACGTTAGACAATTAAATACAAATTGTGCATTTTAGATTGTTTTACAACATTTCGTCTGATAAGTAGGAAAAAAATTATCGAATTTAGGAATGAAAAAAGCCCTATTAATAAGTCTTTATCATCACGATTGCAAAGTTGATAAATTTTGAACTTGGAAGGAAAGAGAAATGTTGAATTAACAAGGTTTTAAAGTTGGCACAACTCTTGCAATATTAAAAACGATAAGCGAAAGCGGGAGGTGGAGTAATTTGAATAGTACTGATGTTTGTAACTTAGTAAAGAAGTGTACTTCCATACATTGTAAAAACTCAAAGGTGGTAATAACATAAATGCCGATTGAACAGGGGATTCCTGCTGTTACCTCAGTCGGAATTGTCGGCGTCACTTTTGGTCTCGTTGGCAGCTTTTCAATCTTAGCTGTACCTTCTATGCTTTATGTAGTGGAAGTATAAGATTTGCATATGGTTATTGGTAGTACTGCCCTTGCCGTTTCAAACAACACTTTCTTGAATTTTACACCTCATGTACTTACAGGCTATATTCTATGGAGACCGGCAATAATGTTTGTGATACCAGGTGCAGTAAAGACAGAGTTCTGATTTTCGTTTTCTTAGTTCCTGGTTCCGGATTGTGCTTTCTTACCTACCGATGGAGGTTAACAATGTACTAATAAAAATAAAAGGTTGTTAAACAAGACAGTAATTGGGATTATTATGGATATTAATAGACTAATAGTTTCGCGAAATGGAGTTTAATTCAACTTGAATAATTTCATTTTTTTAAATCGCTAAATGGCAGAAGAATTTTTCGAACATTTTGATCATTAACAAAAAATTCTTTAAAATTGGAGGTAATTTTTATGGGGAAACCGGCATCTAAATTAGATATTATTCCAAACAAGGAGAAACCAAACGGAAAGTTGCATCGAAGTCTACAGTCTAGACATTTAACAATGATGGCTATAGGTGGTGCAATTGGAACGGGATTGTTTGTATCAAGTGGATCAGCTATTAGTACGGCAGGACCTGGTGGAGCACTAGTTGCTTATGTTTTGGTAGGAATAATGATTTATTTTGTAATGAATAGCTTAGGGGAGCTAGCATCATTTTTACCTGTACCGGGGTCATTTGAAACATATGCTACAAGGTATGTTGATCCTGCATTCGGATTTGCTTTAGGATGGAATTATTGGTACACAAATGCCATTACAATTCCGGCCGATTTATCAGCTGCTGTTCTTATTATGCAATATTGGTTTCCAAACTCATCTGCACTCTTATGGAGTACTATCTTTTTGGTATTTTTACTAGCTCTTAATTTATTATCAGTTAAGGGGTATGGAGAAAGTGAATATTGGTTTGCGGGTATTAAGGTAGTTTCGATTATTTTATTTTTAGTTATCGGAACGGCAATGATTTTTGGAATTATGACAGGACATGCTGGAGGTTTTAGTAATTTTACAAAAGGGGATGCCCCTTTTCACGGTGGATTTTTAACGATCTTTAGTGTTTTACTTGTTGCCGGTTTTGCATTTCAGGGGACTGAAGTGATCGCAACTGCAGCTGGTGAAACGAATAACCCATCTAAGAGCGTGCCTAAGGCCATTCGTACAATTTTCTGGCGAATTCTTATTTTCTATGTATTTACGATATTGATTATCGGCCTGCTTATTCCTTATACTGATCCCAAACTTCTCAAAACGGGTATTGATAATGTTTCTGTAAGTCCATTTACCCTTGTTTTTGAACGGGCAGGATTAGCGTTTGCTGCTTCGGCTATGAATGCAGTTCTTCTCACCTCTATTTTATCGGCAGCAAATACCGCAATGTATGCATCTTCACGGATGCT is from Bacillus sp. PK3_68 and encodes:
- a CDS encoding amino acid permease → MGKPASKLDIIPNKEKPNGKLHRSLQSRHLTMMAIGGAIGTGLFVSSGSAISTAGPGGALVAYVLVGIMIYFVMNSLGELASFLPVPGSFETYATRYVDPAFGFALGWNYWYTNAITIPADLSAAVLIMQYWFPNSSALLWSTIFLVFLLALNLLSVKGYGESEYWFAGIKVVSIILFLVIGTAMIFGIMTGHAGGFSNFTKGDAPFHGGFLTIFSVLLVAGFAFQGTEVIATAAGETNNPSKSVPKAIRTIFWRILIFYVFTILIIGLLIPYTDPKLLKTGIDNVSVSPFTLVFERAGLAFAASAMNAVLLTSILSAANTAMYASSRMLWALAKEGKAPRIFAKINSRGIPMAALWVSVIFGFISFLSSIFGSGSFFMWLVATSAMTGFIKWFGIAFSHYRFRKAYVAQGRDLNELPFKAKLFPLGPIITFVFLIVLVLGQNLFTNGKIDWGMTIANYSGIILFLILWLGYKIIHKTKVVPLTECDFENRE